A single Epinephelus fuscoguttatus linkage group LG13, E.fuscoguttatus.final_Chr_v1 DNA region contains:
- the LOC125899954 gene encoding olfactory receptor 13-like, whose product MMDNVSLITLFALSGLNETMNHRAVLFSLTLLCYLFILLVNVTLIVIIILDKNLHEPMYILLCVFCMNGLYGTAGFYPKFLWDLLSPVHVISYAGCHVQALVMYSFACSDLSILAVMAYDRYAAICRPLEYHSVMSKQRLSTLVCFSWLAPFCIIGTNIILTSRLKLCSPFIARLFCVNWIIVSLACFPADTVVNNIVAYITIIIYVFHGVFIVWSYMYLIKTCVDSIENRAKFMQTCVPHITSLLIFLGTILLDIMHIRYGSKDLPQTLQNFIAIEFLIIPPIMNPLIYGFKLTKIRNRVLSVITFKIK is encoded by the coding sequence ATGATGGATAATGTCTCTCTAATAACACTGTTTGCTCTTTCAGGTTTAAATGAGACAATGAACCACCGAGCTGTTCTCTTCTCCCTCACTTTACTGTGTTACCTTTTCATTTTGCTGGTAAATGTTACTCttattgtcatcatcatcttgGATAAAAACCTGCATGAACCAATGTATAttctattgtgtgtgttttgcatgaaTGGGCTTTATGGGACAGCAGGTTTCTACCCCAAGTTCCTCTGGGATCTGCTTTCTCCTGTTCATGTTATCTCTTATGCTGGATGCCATGTTCAGGCTCTGGTAATGTATTCATTTGCCTGCAGTGACCTGTCTATTCTTGCAGTCATGGCGTATGACAGATATGCGGCTATATGTCGACCCCTGGAGTACCACTCTGTTATGTCAAAGCAAAGACTCTCAACATTAGTGTGTTTCTCCTGGTTAGCACCTTTTTGCATCATAGGGACAAATATTATTCTGACATCTAGATTAAAGTTATGCAGCCCATTTATCGCCAGACTTTTCTGTGTGAACTGGATTATTGTTTCACTTGCCTgtttcccagctgacactgttGTTAACAACATAGTTGCATACATTACAATAATCATTTATGTGTTTCatggtgtttttattgtttggtcCTATATGTATCTCATCAAAACATGTGTGGATTCAATAGAAAACAGGGCAAAGTTCATGCAAACATGTGTGCCACATATAACCTCCTTGCTCATTTTTCTTGGGACTATTCTGTTGGATATAATGCATATACGATATGGTTCAAAAGACTTACCTCAAACTCTTCAAAACTTCATTGCAATAGAATTTCTTATCATACCTCCAATTATGAATCCTCTCATTTATGGTTTTAAATTGACCAAAATTCGAAACAGAGTTCTGAGCGTTATTACTTTTAAGATTAAATGA